The genomic DNA GATTCTCCCTAGTCGTCGGGAAGGCGCAGCCGTGGCGCGGAGGTCCTGAGGTGCTCCTTCTCGAGGTGCTCCTTCGCCCGCGCAGCGAGCCACTCGAAGCGTCCCCACGCGTTGAACGGCACCTCATACTTCGACGTGACGAACTTCGCATGGGGCTCAAAGACCTGCCAGTCCCGCACGACGAGGTACTGCAGCGTGTCGAGGACGAGCTCCAGGTCCACGAGGCCGTTCTCGACCATGAGCCCGATCAGCTCGTACAGGTACGCGAAGTTGCGGACCTCGAGGTCCTCCTCGGATTCGAACGCGTCCGCCCAGTTCGTGGCCTGGAACCGCTGCAGGATATCGAACATCCGCTTGCGGCGGCGCGGGAATGACTCCTCGGTAATCCGTTCCAGGAGGGACAGGGCGACGTTGGATCGCTCCTCGCGCAGCGTCGCCTCGATGAGCTTCGCGTTCTGGCGCATCTGGAACACGATGAAGATGG from Thermoplasmata archaeon includes the following:
- a CDS encoding DUF4760 domain-containing protein translates to MVTLSDIVTVLSASSSIAVILGAIFIVFQMRQNAKLIEATLREERSNVALSLLERITEESFPRRRKRMFDILQRFQATNWADAFESEEDLEVRNFAYLYELIGLMVENGLVDLELVLDTLQYLVVRDWQVFEPHAKFVTSKYEVPFNAWGRFEWLAARAKEHLEKEHLRTSAPRLRLPDD